From Magnolia sinica isolate HGM2019 chromosome 13, MsV1, whole genome shotgun sequence, one genomic window encodes:
- the LOC131223929 gene encoding uncharacterized protein LOC131223929 isoform X1: MEDEDPQFQNLSIPGPTLASLIQRSISSSTDIDGLLFGHVTHYTPSSLSDSPTPNPTPSPRLTATITSFLSSSNPLSFYNSLGIVHLPSIRRILPPSIVHPSPTILGFFISRRSTPLRPSMREHAISCSLAQTLASLPTNTDDPLSHFISPSSPPHLFLLLISSSSPSLSIHTHEYRAFQLRRTSHPVLDPVSLHVINIGPAFRSHYGAFCPSSPFPWLPFGTSLEEADRESLNRVRRTSKEQQGLDACAEGFELGRLSRLIGSEAGNYTSEVECLYSKMLAKLEGLAMAVEKSSARVLDQENRNIKLQCKISGIE, translated from the coding sequence atggAGGACGAGGATCCCCAGTTCCAAAACCTCTCCATCCCGGGACCCACGCTAGCATCCCTCATCCAACGTTCAATTTCATCATCGACGGACATCGATGGGCTCCTCTTCGGCCACGTCACCCACTACACCCCTTCTTCCCTTTCCGACTCGCCAACCCCAAATCCAACCCCTTCCCCACGCCTCACCGCCACCATAACCTCTTTCCTCTCCTCATCCAACCCACTCTCCTTTTACAACTCCCTCGGCATTGTTCATCTACCTTCAATCCGTCGAATCCTCCCTCCCTCCATCGTCCATCCGTCCCCTACCATCCTCGGTTTCTTCATCTCTCGCCGCAGCACCCCTCTCCGCCCTTCCATGCGAGAGCACGCCATTTCATGTTCCCTCGCCCAAACCCTAGCTTCCCTTCCTACAAATACCGACGACCCTCTCTCCCATTTcatctctccctcctctcctcctcatctcttcctcctcctcatctcttcatcctctccctccctctctatcCACACGCACGAGTACCGGGCCTTCCAGCTCCGACGCACCTCTCATCCCGTCCTCGATCCAGTCTCTCTCCATGTCATCAACATCGGTCCCGCTTTCCGAAGCCATTATGGCGCATTCTGTCCGAGTTCGCCATTCCCATGGCTCCCGTTCGGAACGTCCTTGGAGGAGGCAGACAGGGAGAGTTTGAACCGTGTGAGGCGGACCTCGAAGGAGCAGCAGGGGTTGGATGCATGCGCGGAGGGGTTTGAACTTGGGAGGTTAAGCCGGTTGATAGGATCTGAGGCAGGAAATTACACGTCGGAGGTGGAGTGTTTGTATTCGAAGATGCTGGCAAAGCTGGAGGGGTTAGCAATGGCCGTGGAGAAGAGCTCGGCGAGAGTTCTTGATCAG
- the LOC131223929 gene encoding uncharacterized protein LOC131223929 isoform X2, giving the protein MEDEDPQFQNLSIPGPTLASLIQRSISSSTDIDGLLFGHVTHYTPSSLSDSPTPNPTPSPRLTATITSFLSSSNPLSFYNSLGIVHLPSIRRILPPSIVHPSPTILGFFISRRSTPLRPSMREHAISCSLAQTLASLPTNTDDPLSHFISPSSPPHLFLLLISSSSPSLSIHTHEYRAFQLRRTSHPVLDPVSLHVINIGPAFRSHYGAFCPSSPFPWLPFGTSLEEADRESLNRVRRTSKEQQGLDACAEGFELGRLSRLIGSEAGNYTSEVECLYSKMLAKLEGLAMAVEKSSARVLDQCGYKR; this is encoded by the coding sequence atggAGGACGAGGATCCCCAGTTCCAAAACCTCTCCATCCCGGGACCCACGCTAGCATCCCTCATCCAACGTTCAATTTCATCATCGACGGACATCGATGGGCTCCTCTTCGGCCACGTCACCCACTACACCCCTTCTTCCCTTTCCGACTCGCCAACCCCAAATCCAACCCCTTCCCCACGCCTCACCGCCACCATAACCTCTTTCCTCTCCTCATCCAACCCACTCTCCTTTTACAACTCCCTCGGCATTGTTCATCTACCTTCAATCCGTCGAATCCTCCCTCCCTCCATCGTCCATCCGTCCCCTACCATCCTCGGTTTCTTCATCTCTCGCCGCAGCACCCCTCTCCGCCCTTCCATGCGAGAGCACGCCATTTCATGTTCCCTCGCCCAAACCCTAGCTTCCCTTCCTACAAATACCGACGACCCTCTCTCCCATTTcatctctccctcctctcctcctcatctcttcctcctcctcatctcttcatcctctccctccctctctatcCACACGCACGAGTACCGGGCCTTCCAGCTCCGACGCACCTCTCATCCCGTCCTCGATCCAGTCTCTCTCCATGTCATCAACATCGGTCCCGCTTTCCGAAGCCATTATGGCGCATTCTGTCCGAGTTCGCCATTCCCATGGCTCCCGTTCGGAACGTCCTTGGAGGAGGCAGACAGGGAGAGTTTGAACCGTGTGAGGCGGACCTCGAAGGAGCAGCAGGGGTTGGATGCATGCGCGGAGGGGTTTGAACTTGGGAGGTTAAGCCGGTTGATAGGATCTGAGGCAGGAAATTACACGTCGGAGGTGGAGTGTTTGTATTCGAAGATGCTGGCAAAGCTGGAGGGGTTAGCAATGGCCGTGGAGAAGAGCTCGGCGAGAGTTCTTGATCAG